A window of the Diabrotica undecimpunctata isolate CICGRU chromosome 1, icDiaUnde3, whole genome shotgun sequence genome harbors these coding sequences:
- the Syx13 gene encoding syntaxin-12, with the protein MNRQPPTYGAIAPSTQVVFSDQIATEFNNSSENVVTNIYTINKSIKVLGNALKVIGTKKDNQGIRNQVHVTQLSTNQIAASTSKEISNLKQLSKGHKQRLLQVEKLEENFKEAVGRYHALQKDVANKQKLHLLVPSESVEETAQDDNDENQMQAQKTRELAFEQDMLIERETRIRQIESDILDVNQIMRELGSLVHSQGATVDTIENSIDHAAGNIEEGTEQLVKASRYQNKYRKKLLYLVGIAVICATILIIVLVVELKKKDK; encoded by the exons ATGAACCGTCAGCCTCCAACTTACGGGGCTATAGCTCCATCAACACAAGTAGTATTTAGTGATCAAATAGCTACGGAATTTAATAATAGTTCAGAAAATGTAGTTACTAATATTTATACAATAAACAAGAGTATCAAAGTTTTGGGAAATGCTTTAAAAGTAATTGGAACCAAAAAAGACAACCAAGGCATAAGAAATCAAGT ccATGTCACCCAATTAAGTACAAATCAAATAGCTGCCAGTACTAGTAAGGAAATTAGTAATTTAAAGCAGCTTTCAAAAGGTCACAAACAAAGGCTTCTTCAAGttgaaaaattagaagaaaatttcAAAGAAGCAGTAGGAAGGTATCATGCTTTGCAAAAG gaTGTGGCCAATAAGCAAAAATTGCATTTATTGGTACCCTCAGAAAGTGTGGAGGAAACAGCACAGGATGACAATGATGAAAATCAAATGCAGGCTCAAAAAACTAGAGAATTGGCCTTTGAACAAGACATGTTAATAGAGCGAGAAACTAGAATTAGGCAGATAGAATCCGACATTTTAGATGTTAATCAAATTATGCGGGAGTTGGGGTCCTTGGTACATAGCCAAGGAGCCACCGTAG ATACCATCGAAAACAGTATTGATCATGCAGCTGGAAATATAGAAGAAGGTACAGAGCAGCTTGTTAAAGCGTCTCGATATCAGAATAAATACAGAAAGAAACTCTTATATCTTGTGGGAATAGCCGTTATATGCGCTACAATTTTGATAATCGTATTAGTAGTAGAACTTaagaagaaagataagtag